The genomic region GCTGACCACCCGAACAGCCGCACCCAGCCCAACCTTTTCAGTGAGGGCGAGGTCCTCCAGCAACCAGACCCGCGGGACAAGCCGCAGAAGCGCCGCCGCAAGGCTGTGACCCCGCACTGGGAAGATGTGTTGTTGGGCGTGCGGACAAACACGAAGCGCCCGAAGTAGGTCACGGCAGATGAGTTACCCTGCGGCGGTCACTATTTGGTATGTCAACGCGGCTGATCCGGCGGCTGTATTGAACTCGGAGCCGAAGGCAGACCGCGGTTTCGGCCGTAAGCTTCTGGCACAGCTCAACCCGGCGTGGCCGATCACCCCGATCGGCCAGTTCCCCCTGAACCGTTCCTCGAAGGCATCACGCGACGAGTTCTACATTGCGGGCTACCCCGGCGTGGCCGTCCTGCAAACATTCCTTCCACACTGTGCGAAGCTTTCGGAGATCCCGGCGCACCTACGCCGGGCAGTCCCCGCCGCTGACGTATTCGTCATCGCCGAAGGCGTAGGTGCAGACGGCGCAGGTTACGCCGGTTACGCTCACTTCAGCGGCGACACCCTCAAGCGCTCCCTGTGTGGAACGCGCCGGGAGCTCGTCGAAGACAGTGGAATCCCCGAGTGGTTCGAGGCTGACTTCTGGGCGGGCAAAACGACCGAGCAACTCGGAGGCATTACCTTGCCGTTCGAACCGGCCGACCTCGCGGCGACCGCGCAGCGCGAGTTGCTGGGCGTGGATATCTCCCCGAGTGGCCCGGATGTCAACGTTGTCGCCTATGCAGTCGACGGCCGCCCGGAGCCGAAAATTGAGCCCCGCTCCCCCGGGCCGAAGAACGTCAATCAGGTGGCCGCCAAGTTCGCCGAGCCCGCCAATGCCTACGACGACTATGAGGAGCCAGAGGAAGACGGCGGCACTGAGTTCGCAGAGTTCGCCGATGCCTCCGCAGCCGCCGCCCGCCGCGTGTCCCGCGGCCTGACCCGCCGGTTCCGCAACCTCAAGGAGACGCTGCAGGAGAAGCTGCGCCACTCCGACCGGGGTTAGCCAGCCAGCTACCGCAAGGACCGCTGCCGTTCGTAGAACGCAATCGCGGCGGACGTGGCCACGTTCAGTGAATCAGTGCCCGCCGCCATCGGAATGCGCGCACGGACATCGGTCGCGCGCATTGCGTGCTCCGTCAGCCCAGGTCCCTCGCCACCGACGAGGAGGGCGACTTTCTTATAGGGGTGGCCGGTGTCGTCGACAAGCGCTTCGGCGAGATGCACCGCGCGCGAGTCGGGGGTCAGCGACACCAAGCGGAAACCTTGCTCCCGCAGCTGGTCCAGCGAGCGCTGCCATGTCGTCGACGTGCCATCTAAATGCGCGAACGGCAGGCGCAGCACATGCCCCATCGACACGCGCACGCTGCGGCGATACAGCGGATCAGCCGTGCCTGCGCCGAGCAGCACACCGTCGACATCCATGCCCGCGGCGTTGCGGAAGATCGCGCCAATGTTCTCGTGGTCCCCGACGCCTTCCAGCACGATCAGCGTGCGCGCGTTCAGCATCTCGCTTATCGACGTCTCCTCCGCCCTGTCCGCCACCGCAATCAAACCCCGATGCATGTCGTACCCGGCGACCTCGGCGAGGAGTTCGCGGGTGACAACGTAAACGGGTGCGTCGATAGGCGCAAGACCCTGCTCCGCGCGATCGGCGAAGAACGTGTCGAGCTTTTTCTCAAAGCCCACAACGCAGCGCAGCGGAAAGCGGGAATCAATGACCCTGCCGGCCACAAGCGGCCCCTCACCGAACACGTAACGCTTGGAGTTATCGGTGTTTTTGAGGTCGCGGACGTCGTCTAGACGCGGGTCGGCAGGGTCGGTGATGCGTTCCATTTAAGCGAGCGCCGCCAAAATGGGATCAACCGTGAAGAAGACCACGAACAGGGCCGAGATCAGCCACATGATCCAGTGAATCTCGCGCGCCTTGCCGGCGAAGAGCGACATGAGGGTGAAGGCGATGAAGCCGACGCCGATGCCGTTAGCAATGGAGTACGTGAACGGCATGACCACGATGGTCAGGAAGGACGGCAGCGCGATGTGGAACTTGTCCCAGTCGATTTCGGTGATCTGCATCATCATCAGCGCTCCGACAATGACCAGCACCGGAGCGGCGGCTTCAATGGGCACCATCTCGTAGAGCGGGGTGAAGAACATCGCGGCCAAAAACAGCAGGCCGGTGACGATGTTGGCCAGGCCGGTGCGTGCGCCGTCCGCGATGCCTGCCGACGAATCGACGTAGACCGTCGCCGACGATGCGGAGCCGAGACCACCCGCGATAGCACCGCAGCCCTCAACAACGAGGGCCTTCTTCATGTTCGGCAATTCACCGCGCTCGTCGTTGAGGCCTGCCTGCCGGCCGAGCGCCGTCATGGTGCCCATCGCGTCGAAGAAGTTCGCTAGCACCAGGGTGAACACCAGCAGCGTCGCGGTGATGCCGCCGACGCGGGCGAACGCGCCGATGAGGTCAATATTGCCCACGATGGACAGGTCCGGCACGCCGCCGAGGGACTCCGGCAGGGACGGAACAGCAAGGGACCAACCGGACGGGTCCTCTGCAGAGGAACCTGCACCGACAACCGCCTCGACGATCAGAGCGATGATGGTGTTGAGGACGATACCGATGAACAGGCCGCCCGGAATCTTGCGCGTCACCATGAAGCCGCAGATGAACAGGCCGAGGATGAACACGACCGTCGGCCACGTGGCGATCGAACCGCCGTTGCCCAGCTGCACCGGCACGGTGGTCATCGCAGCGTCCGGGATGCGGCGGACGAAGCCGGCGTCCACGAAACCGATCATGGCGATGAACAGGCCGATGCCCACGCCGATTGCCGCCTTCATCGATGCCGGGATCGCGCGGAAGACTGCAGTACGGAATCCGGATACGGCCAGGATCACGATGACGATACCGTCGATGACCACCAGGCCCATCGCTTCCGCCCAGGTCAGTCCCTCCGTACCGACCAAGGTCACCGCGACCAGCGTGTTCAGGCCGAGACCGGCCGCGATACCGAACGGGTAGTTCGCCACGACACCGAAGAGGATGCACATGACGCCGGCGACCAGGGCGGTCGCCGCCGCGACCTGCGGCACGCCAAGGATGGTGCCGTTGACGTCCTCACCGGTGCCGATGATCAGCGGGTTGAGCAGCACGATGTAGGCCATCGCGAAGAAGGTGACCACACCGCCACGAATCTCTGTGCCCACACTCGAGCCGCGCTCGGAGATGTGGAAGAACCGGTCCAGGCCGGACTGCGGTTCGCTGCGGGTGGTATTCGTGCCGGTAGTGTCGGCAGTCTCAGTGGCGGCTGCGTCAGCTGTGACCTTGGTCGATCCAGAGGTGGATCCAGCCGATGCGGGTTGATCGCTCACGGGCGCGTCCCCTTTTCATGACAAGCAAACGGAAAATGACGCGATAAGCGTCCCACTACACGGGCATTTTTCCAAAACGGGTGCGCCCTTTCGGCGGCTAGAAGACGGGGCTTTCGTCGTCGTAAAGCTCCCCGGCACCCTCGAGCTCGTGGGAGGCCACCTTGGTTTCGGAGTGGGCGCCGCACCCGTAGACGGCGGCGACAACGTGGCCGTCAGCGGAGTATTCGTTGGAGCAGATACCGAAGTTCTTGCCCAGGGGCTCGGCGGCCGGAATGTAAAAAGCGCAGGTCCGGCACTGTAGAGCGGCTTGGCTGGCGTGGGCCGAATTGGGGCCGTAGTCGCCGCGGCGCCACCTCTCCTTGGCGGCGCGCAGCCCGGCGGTGGTCAGATACTGGTTGGTTTCGCGGCCGGGGAAGGTGACGGCATCGGGGGCGAAGGAGTCGTCGGTGAGGCGCTCGTCGTCAGGCGCGGGCTCCATGAGGTCACCCGGGCGCAGGTCGCCGGGGCGGACGCGTTCGCTGTAGGGCACCCAGTCGGGAGCCTGCAAGGCATCGCCGGTGGGGGCGGGCACGAGGGCGACCTCGTTCACTGTCACATAGTCAGCACCATCAGCGCAGGCAACGACCGCATTCCATTCCCAGCCAGGGTAGCCCGGCACGGACGCTTCGAAGCGGTGCGTCGCCACGTTGCCGCTCATGCCGTGGACGCCGATGTGGTCACCGATGTCCCCCTGGTCGAGCTCTTCGAGAGCCCGCCGCGCAGTATCCACGGCGGAGGCGCTCAGCAGCGGTCCGGTTTGTTGACGTCGCGAGTTTCTTCGTGGCACATGTCCATTATTGCGCACCGTGTTGCAAGATAGACCGTATGGTCCACTCCCCGAATCGAGTCCGGCTCCCCCAGATCGCTATGTCTGCGGTGACAGCAGTGAGCATTATCGGTCTCACCGCGTGCGCCCCGTCGAGCTCGGAGGGCTCTAGCGAGCAGCAGGATTCGAGCCAGGTCGAGCAGCTGACAGTTGATGTCCTCGAACGCTACGACTTCGACGAGAGCAGTTTCACCCAAGGTCTAGAGGTCGCTCCTGACGGCACGCTCTACGTGGCTACCGGCCAGGAGGGCGAGTCGCGCATCTACCGCTCCACGATCGAGGGCGAGGAACTAGCAAGCCAGGATTTGGACCGGGAGTTCTTCGGTGAGGGCATTACGCAGGTTGACGATCATCTGTGGCAACTCACCTGGCAAAACGAGGTTGCCATCAAGCGCGATGCGGACACGCTCGATGAGATCGACCGGGTGAACTACGACGGCGATGGCTGGGGCATCTGCCACCGCGACGACGGCGGGGAGGTCATCTTCAGCGACGGCAGTGACCAGCTGCGCCGCATCGACCCTGACACCTTTGCCGAACGTGAACGCTTCACTGTCACTATGGACGAGCAGCCCATCGAGGGACTCAACGAGCTCGAGTGCGTCGGCGACGACATCTACGCCAATATCTTCATGACTACGGACATCGTGCGCATCAATGCGGACACGGGTGCTGTCGAAGCGCTTATCGACGCCTCTCCTCTGCAAAACAACGCCACCCCCGATCCCAATCACGTCCTCAACGGGATCGCCTACCTCCCCAACACGTCTGGCGCCGGCCAGGAGTTTCTCCTGTCCGGCAAACGCTGGCCCGACCTGTACCGCGTGAAGTTCGTCCCGCAGTAGACCGTAGAGTTAAAGGCATGGGCAGCACGAAATCTCGCACAACACGCACTGCACGTAACCAGCGGTCC from Corynebacterium genitalium ATCC 33030 harbors:
- a CDS encoding DUF6928 family protein; its protein translation is MSYPAAVTIWYVNAADPAAVLNSEPKADRGFGRKLLAQLNPAWPITPIGQFPLNRSSKASRDEFYIAGYPGVAVLQTFLPHCAKLSEIPAHLRRAVPAADVFVIAEGVGADGAGYAGYAHFSGDTLKRSLCGTRRELVEDSGIPEWFEADFWAGKTTEQLGGITLPFEPADLAATAQRELLGVDISPSGPDVNVVAYAVDGRPEPKIEPRSPGPKNVNQVAAKFAEPANAYDDYEEPEEDGGTEFAEFADASAAAARRVSRGLTRRFRNLKETLQEKLRHSDRG
- a CDS encoding TrmH family RNA methyltransferase; the encoded protein is MERITDPADPRLDDVRDLKNTDNSKRYVFGEGPLVAGRVIDSRFPLRCVVGFEKKLDTFFADRAEQGLAPIDAPVYVVTRELLAEVAGYDMHRGLIAVADRAEETSISEMLNARTLIVLEGVGDHENIGAIFRNAAGMDVDGVLLGAGTADPLYRRSVRVSMGHVLRLPFAHLDGTSTTWQRSLDQLREQGFRLVSLTPDSRAVHLAEALVDDTGHPYKKVALLVGGEGPGLTEHAMRATDVRARIPMAAGTDSLNVATSAAIAFYERQRSLR
- a CDS encoding NCS2 family permease, producing the protein MDRFFHISERGSSVGTEIRGGVVTFFAMAYIVLLNPLIIGTGEDVNGTILGVPQVAAATALVAGVMCILFGVVANYPFGIAAGLGLNTLVAVTLVGTEGLTWAEAMGLVVIDGIVIVILAVSGFRTAVFRAIPASMKAAIGVGIGLFIAMIGFVDAGFVRRIPDAAMTTVPVQLGNGGSIATWPTVVFILGLFICGFMVTRKIPGGLFIGIVLNTIIALIVEAVVGAGSSAEDPSGWSLAVPSLPESLGGVPDLSIVGNIDLIGAFARVGGITATLLVFTLVLANFFDAMGTMTALGRQAGLNDERGELPNMKKALVVEGCGAIAGGLGSASSATVYVDSSAGIADGARTGLANIVTGLLFLAAMFFTPLYEMVPIEAAAPVLVIVGALMMMQITEIDWDKFHIALPSFLTIVVMPFTYSIANGIGVGFIAFTLMSLFAGKAREIHWIMWLISALFVVFFTVDPILAALA
- a CDS encoding DUF3027 domain-containing protein — encoded protein: MPRRNSRRQQTGPLLSASAVDTARRALEELDQGDIGDHIGVHGMSGNVATHRFEASVPGYPGWEWNAVVACADGADYVTVNEVALVPAPTGDALQAPDWVPYSERVRPGDLRPGDLMEPAPDDERLTDDSFAPDAVTFPGRETNQYLTTAGLRAAKERWRRGDYGPNSAHASQAALQCRTCAFYIPAAEPLGKNFGICSNEYSADGHVVAAVYGCGAHSETKVASHELEGAGELYDDESPVF
- a CDS encoding glutaminyl-peptide cyclotransferase, which codes for MVHSPNRVRLPQIAMSAVTAVSIIGLTACAPSSSEGSSEQQDSSQVEQLTVDVLERYDFDESSFTQGLEVAPDGTLYVATGQEGESRIYRSTIEGEELASQDLDREFFGEGITQVDDHLWQLTWQNEVAIKRDADTLDEIDRVNYDGDGWGICHRDDGGEVIFSDGSDQLRRIDPDTFAERERFTVTMDEQPIEGLNELECVGDDIYANIFMTTDIVRINADTGAVEALIDASPLQNNATPDPNHVLNGIAYLPNTSGAGQEFLLSGKRWPDLYRVKFVPQ